A genomic region of uncultured Roseibium sp. contains the following coding sequences:
- the hpaR gene encoding homoprotocatechuate degradation operon regulator HpaR, with amino-acid sequence MTDDMDKKGGRALPSTKRSVPIALIRAREKVMGPIREMLSDCGITEQQWRILRVLEEFGPQDASSLAERACLLLPSQTRIVQTLLEKGLVTRQADEKDRRKQTVAITEAGRKIIFDKLDEAQAIAARIEEVIGRKRLSELLDILDDFQKL; translated from the coding sequence ATGACCGACGACATGGACAAGAAGGGTGGCCGCGCGCTGCCGTCGACGAAACGCTCCGTCCCGATTGCGCTCATCCGTGCGCGTGAAAAGGTCATGGGGCCCATTCGCGAGATGCTGTCCGACTGCGGCATCACCGAGCAGCAATGGCGGATTTTGCGCGTCCTGGAGGAATTCGGTCCGCAGGATGCCTCCTCGCTGGCAGAACGTGCCTGTCTGTTGCTTCCGAGCCAGACACGGATCGTGCAGACGCTCCTTGAAAAAGGCCTCGTCACTCGTCAGGCGGACGAGAAGGACCGGCGCAAACAGACCGTCGCCATCACCGAGGCCGGACGAAAGATCATCTTCGACAAGCTGGACGAGGCGCAGGCAATCGCCGCGCGGATCGAGGAGGTCATCGGCAGGAAGCGCCTATCCGAGCTTCTGGACATTCTTGACGATTTCCAGAAGCTGTGA
- a CDS encoding tripartite tricarboxylate transporter TctB family protein: MAHIKTLQELFRRHRRPGDIVFALLFLAFSIFLLSQVYGETSWVKRTKWFAQPRFWPAVSLIFMTFFALLHFIGSLCSPRILGRWLEVVFWLRSLEFVLYFLLYVAIVPLLGYLPSTVLFTCFLTTRVGLATPRFLVAASAFAICVAVIFRAFLQVKIPAGQLYEAFPDPLKAFALTYL; the protein is encoded by the coding sequence ATGGCGCATATCAAGACACTTCAGGAGCTTTTCCGGCGGCACAGACGTCCCGGAGACATTGTCTTCGCACTCCTGTTTCTGGCCTTTTCCATCTTTCTGCTGTCGCAGGTCTATGGCGAGACGTCCTGGGTCAAGCGCACGAAATGGTTCGCGCAGCCTCGTTTCTGGCCGGCCGTGTCGCTGATCTTCATGACCTTCTTTGCGCTGCTCCACTTCATTGGTTCATTGTGTTCGCCGCGTATCCTCGGACGATGGCTGGAGGTCGTTTTCTGGCTCCGGTCCCTCGAGTTCGTCCTCTATTTTCTTCTCTACGTCGCGATCGTGCCCCTGCTTGGCTATCTGCCATCCACGGTCCTTTTCACCTGCTTCCTGACCACACGTGTCGGATTGGCAACGCCCCGGTTCCTCGTGGCAGCGAGCGCGTTTGCCATCTGTGTCGCCGTGATTTTCCGGGCGTTCCTGCAGGTGAAGATCCCCGCCGGACAGCTTTACGAAGCTTTCCCCGATCCTCTCAAAGCCTTCGCGCTGACCTACCTGTGA
- a CDS encoding tripartite tricarboxylate transporter substrate binding protein, translating into MRKHAIALTAASLMSVTAALADYPEKPVSFIVPWPPGDLEDVLTRLIADEFQEMYGVPAAVVNKPGGGGGPFPGAVEVASAPADGYTIGSFVPAVPIAGELIGIPELTPNPFEPVGIFMTYPFVIAAGSDAPYSTWEELVAYAKENDVALGHFGSVLPPTRITLALAASSDFDFGSDAAFDELNCNTLASGDVDVINTTLQQVLPCKDDLKILASIGTERISIIPDVPRVSELNPDLDVALWNGLFVHKDVPADARAKIETAAKAALEKPEAQKLIGETGVLIYWQDADASNAQIASDKEVNGKISELLGE; encoded by the coding sequence ATGAGAAAGCATGCAATTGCCCTGACCGCGGCAAGCCTGATGAGCGTCACCGCTGCTTTGGCCGACTACCCGGAAAAGCCCGTATCTTTCATTGTTCCCTGGCCTCCCGGTGACCTGGAGGACGTTTTGACACGGCTGATTGCAGACGAGTTCCAGGAAATGTACGGCGTTCCGGCAGCGGTCGTGAACAAGCCGGGCGGCGGCGGTGGCCCGTTCCCGGGCGCGGTCGAGGTCGCATCGGCACCGGCGGATGGCTACACGATCGGCTCCTTTGTTCCTGCCGTTCCGATTGCCGGTGAACTTATTGGCATTCCGGAACTGACGCCCAACCCGTTTGAGCCGGTCGGCATATTCATGACCTATCCCTTCGTGATTGCCGCGGGCAGCGACGCGCCTTATTCCACCTGGGAAGAGCTGGTCGCCTATGCCAAGGAAAATGACGTCGCGCTGGGCCATTTCGGTTCGGTCCTGCCGCCCACGCGCATCACGCTGGCACTCGCCGCATCGTCCGATTTCGATTTCGGCAGCGATGCCGCCTTCGACGAACTGAACTGCAACACGCTGGCCTCCGGCGATGTTGATGTGATCAACACCACCCTGCAGCAGGTTCTGCCGTGCAAGGATGATCTGAAGATCCTGGCGAGCATCGGCACGGAGCGGATTTCGATCATTCCGGACGTGCCAAGAGTTTCCGAACTCAATCCGGATCTGGATGTCGCCCTCTGGAACGGTCTGTTCGTGCACAAGGACGTACCAGCCGACGCGCGTGCAAAAATCGAAACCGCGGCCAAGGCCGCGCTGGAAAAGCCGGAAGCCCAGAAGCTGATCGGTGAAACGGGCGTGCTGATCTACTGGCAGGACGCGGACGCATCCAACGCCCAGATTGCCTCCGACAAAGAGGTCAACGGCAAGATCTCCGAACTGCTCGGCGAATAA
- a CDS encoding IclR family transcriptional regulator: MHHLTIGAAATHADQDRKQTGNSMGTITKALNLLNHFCPGRAEIGLTEFRTLSGQDKATVHRHLNELAANGFLEQNPVTRGYRLGPAILRLAAVRERLFPARTIVAPIVEKLSSDLGELVHVSLRDGLHLSPLIHHDALIHGTRVYFDEAELLPLHATASGHAMLAFGPEELLPDTLTGGLPASTAHTITDPVRLKEIVDDVRVEGIAFVDQGFETDVSSFAAPLFADQPEAIGTIAVAVPTIRMTDDMKRRIRDALPATAAEVTDKLGGVVPAHLKRIWADAA; the protein is encoded by the coding sequence ATGCATCACCTCACCATCGGCGCCGCCGCAACGCATGCCGATCAGGACAGGAAACAGACCGGAAATTCGATGGGCACCATCACCAAAGCACTCAACCTGCTGAACCATTTCTGCCCGGGCCGTGCGGAGATCGGACTTACGGAATTCAGGACGCTGAGCGGACAGGACAAGGCAACCGTCCACCGGCATCTGAACGAGCTCGCTGCAAACGGTTTCCTGGAGCAGAACCCGGTCACGCGCGGATACCGGCTTGGCCCGGCGATCCTTCGGCTCGCTGCCGTGCGTGAGCGTCTCTTTCCCGCACGAACCATCGTCGCCCCGATCGTGGAGAAATTGTCGTCAGATCTCGGCGAACTGGTGCACGTGTCGCTGCGGGACGGACTGCATCTCTCGCCGCTCATCCACCATGATGCCCTGATCCACGGCACGCGCGTCTATTTCGATGAGGCTGAACTGCTGCCGCTCCACGCAACCGCATCCGGCCATGCGATGCTTGCGTTCGGCCCGGAAGAGCTGCTGCCCGACACTCTGACAGGGGGCCTTCCGGCGTCAACCGCACACACGATCACTGATCCCGTCCGGCTGAAGGAAATTGTCGATGACGTTCGGGTTGAGGGCATTGCCTTTGTCGACCAGGGATTCGAGACAGACGTTTCCTCGTTTGCCGCACCTTTGTTCGCAGATCAGCCGGAGGCTATCGGTACGATCGCGGTCGCCGTTCCGACGATCCGGATGACGGACGACATGAAGCGCAGGATCAGGGACGCCCTGCCGGCAACCGCAGCCGAGGTTACGGACAAGCTCGGCGGCGTCGTGCCTGCGCATCTGAAGAGGATCTGGGCCGATGCCGCCTGA
- a CDS encoding aldehyde dehydrogenase produces MLDQSAVDSLRSVAIPDQGHFIDGQTEPARSGEMMDVISPIDGTRICGLASGSAADMDRAITSARAAFEDGRWSKTAPAHRKKVLHKLADLIDSDALALTVLGVRDNGTEINMAYKAEALSAAATFRYYAELVDKVYGEIAPTAENVLGLVHRAPVGVVGAIVPWNFPLMIGAWKVAPALAAGNAVVLKPAETASLSLLRVAELALEAGLPEGVFNVVTGAGAVTGEALALSMEVDVLVFTGSGATGRRLLNYSASSNLKRCYLELGGKSPNIVFSDAPDLSEAARVSAAGIFRNSGQVCVAGSRLLVQEDIHDDFVTEICRHAEAFRVGDPLDLASQIGAVHSLPQLEADLRFVASAEAEGAVRRTGGTRILRETGGYYMQPTVMTNVKPADTLATREVFGPVLAVTPFKDEAEAIRLANGTELGLAAGVWTRDLGRAHRMISSVRAGVVHVNTYGGADLTVPLGGVKQSGNGHDKSLHALDKYQDLKTAWIQL; encoded by the coding sequence ATGCTGGATCAGAGCGCAGTCGATTCCCTGCGGAGCGTAGCCATTCCCGATCAGGGCCACTTCATTGACGGTCAAACGGAACCCGCGCGGTCCGGTGAGATGATGGACGTCATTTCCCCGATCGACGGCACGCGTATCTGCGGCCTTGCGTCCGGGTCCGCCGCCGACATGGACCGCGCCATCACTTCCGCGCGCGCCGCATTCGAAGACGGGCGCTGGTCGAAGACGGCGCCGGCGCACCGCAAGAAAGTCCTTCACAAGCTTGCCGACCTGATCGACAGCGACGCGCTCGCGCTGACCGTGCTCGGGGTCCGAGACAACGGCACGGAAATCAACATGGCCTACAAGGCCGAAGCACTGTCTGCAGCGGCAACCTTCCGCTACTACGCCGAACTCGTCGACAAGGTTTACGGCGAGATCGCGCCGACAGCCGAAAACGTTCTCGGCCTTGTGCATCGTGCACCGGTTGGTGTCGTCGGCGCCATCGTTCCCTGGAACTTCCCGCTGATGATCGGAGCCTGGAAAGTCGCCCCGGCGCTTGCCGCCGGGAACGCTGTCGTGCTGAAACCGGCGGAGACCGCGTCCCTGTCCTTGCTCAGGGTCGCGGAGCTTGCACTTGAGGCGGGTCTGCCGGAAGGCGTCTTCAATGTGGTGACGGGCGCGGGGGCGGTGACCGGCGAGGCGCTTGCGTTGTCGATGGAGGTCGATGTGCTGGTGTTCACCGGCTCCGGCGCGACGGGCCGCCGCCTTCTGAACTATTCGGCAAGCTCAAACCTCAAGCGCTGTTATCTGGAACTGGGCGGCAAGTCTCCGAACATCGTCTTCAGCGATGCGCCGGACCTTTCGGAGGCGGCCAGGGTGTCGGCAGCCGGGATCTTCCGCAATTCGGGCCAGGTCTGTGTCGCCGGCTCGCGGCTGCTTGTACAGGAAGACATTCACGACGACTTCGTGACAGAGATTTGCAGGCATGCCGAAGCGTTCCGTGTCGGCGATCCGCTCGATCTGGCCTCGCAGATCGGCGCCGTGCACAGTCTGCCGCAGCTGGAAGCCGATCTGCGGTTTGTTGCGAGTGCGGAAGCGGAAGGTGCCGTGCGGCGAACGGGCGGCACGAGGATCCTCCGGGAAACCGGCGGCTACTACATGCAACCGACCGTCATGACCAACGTCAAACCCGCCGATACGCTTGCCACCAGGGAAGTCTTTGGCCCGGTCCTCGCGGTCACGCCCTTCAAGGATGAGGCAGAGGCCATCCGGCTCGCCAACGGAACCGAGCTCGGTCTGGCCGCCGGTGTCTGGACCCGCGATCTCGGTCGCGCTCACCGCATGATTTCATCCGTTCGGGCCGGTGTCGTTCACGTGAATACCTATGGCGGCGCGGATCTGACCGTGCCACTCGGCGGCGTCAAGCAATCCGGCAATGGGCATGACAAATCGCTGCACGCGCTCGACAAGTATCAGGACCTCAAGACGGCCTGGATCCAGCTGTGA
- a CDS encoding tripartite tricarboxylate transporter permease gives METLLSSLAILSQWQVLVALLLGSIGGVIIGALPGVGAAVAIAILLPATFAFEPIVGLTLMLGVYGSSMYGGAIPAILINTPGTAVNALTTYDGYPMTKRGEGHRALSLAYSASFFGGIFSVLCLILLSPLLAMIAPHFGSREIFLAALLGIILVVLAHRGQVFAAGMLASFGIFLSTIGLEPVKYTKRFTFDMTWLTSGINLIVVVLGLFAISQALLLLVDKDHKPGKAHVDGNLFSGLSELFRFKRIASVSSSLGVLMGMIPGVGEFTAQFLSYTYAQKTSKKPDEFGNGSPEGLVASEAANNAVPGAAMIPLLALGIPGEALTAMMLSVFYVHNVIPGPQLFQGQLDFVIAIYIALILLNVIVLAFLLSSTNLLLKIIQIPTRFLGVMILTLSFVGVYSLRNSITDCAVASAFGIFGLILKRLNLPIVPIILGMVLGGIMEVKLRSAMARVKSPLDFVDRPIAAILFAMILLILILHVRTVIREHKSRREQETSKNSEASTQQG, from the coding sequence ATGGAAACGCTTCTTTCAAGTCTCGCCATCCTGTCCCAGTGGCAGGTGCTGGTCGCCCTGCTCCTGGGCTCGATCGGGGGTGTCATAATCGGTGCGCTTCCGGGTGTGGGCGCGGCGGTCGCGATCGCCATCCTTCTGCCGGCAACCTTTGCTTTCGAGCCGATCGTCGGCCTGACGCTGATGCTCGGCGTCTACGGCTCGTCCATGTATGGCGGGGCCATTCCGGCGATCCTGATCAACACGCCCGGAACCGCCGTCAACGCATTGACGACCTATGACGGTTACCCGATGACCAAACGCGGCGAGGGGCATCGTGCCTTGTCGCTCGCCTATTCCGCATCGTTCTTCGGCGGCATCTTTTCCGTCCTCTGCCTCATCCTGCTGTCGCCGCTTCTCGCGATGATCGCCCCGCATTTCGGTAGCCGCGAGATTTTCCTGGCGGCGCTTCTGGGGATCATCCTCGTGGTTCTGGCGCATCGCGGCCAGGTCTTTGCAGCCGGGATGCTCGCCTCCTTCGGCATCTTCCTGAGCACGATCGGGCTGGAGCCGGTGAAATACACCAAGCGCTTCACCTTCGACATGACCTGGCTGACATCGGGCATCAACCTGATCGTCGTCGTGCTCGGGCTGTTCGCGATTTCCCAGGCACTGTTGCTCCTGGTCGACAAGGACCACAAGCCGGGCAAGGCGCATGTCGACGGCAATCTCTTTTCCGGGCTGAGCGAATTGTTCCGCTTCAAACGGATCGCATCCGTCTCGTCCAGCCTTGGCGTTCTTATGGGGATGATCCCCGGTGTCGGCGAATTCACGGCGCAGTTCCTGTCCTATACCTATGCCCAGAAAACATCGAAGAAGCCGGATGAGTTCGGCAACGGGTCGCCCGAAGGGCTGGTCGCCTCGGAAGCCGCCAACAATGCCGTGCCGGGCGCGGCCATGATCCCGCTGCTGGCGCTTGGTATTCCGGGGGAAGCCCTGACCGCGATGATGCTGTCGGTCTTCTATGTCCACAATGTCATTCCCGGGCCGCAGCTCTTTCAGGGTCAGCTCGATTTCGTGATCGCGATCTACATTGCGCTGATCCTTTTGAATGTCATCGTTCTGGCCTTCCTGCTGTCGTCGACGAACCTTCTCCTGAAGATCATCCAGATCCCGACGCGTTTCCTTGGCGTGATGATCCTGACGCTGTCCTTTGTCGGCGTCTATTCGCTCCGCAACTCGATCACCGACTGTGCCGTCGCTTCCGCGTTCGGCATTTTCGGTCTGATCCTGAAACGCCTCAATCTCCCGATCGTGCCGATCATCCTCGGCATGGTTCTCGGCGGCATCATGGAGGTGAAACTGCGCAGCGCCATGGCGCGGGTGAAGTCACCGCTCGATTTTGTCGACCGGCCAATCGCCGCCATCCTCTTCGCGATGATCCTGCTCATCCTGATCCTGCACGTCCGGACCGTCATCAGGGAGCACAAGTCCCGGCGCGAACAGGAAACATCAAAGAATTCAGAAGCATCCACGCAGCAAGGATAG
- a CDS encoding HAD-IA family hydrolase: MPPEAEALVLDFGGVVTRTLFETHELTEEALGLPAGTLTWKGPFDPGNDPLWRSMQADEISERDYWRKRTEDVARLTGLPWTEMSDFVKSARGAAPEAVMRPEALEAIDRARKAGKKLAILSNELDLFYGADFRERLPFLKDFDVIVDATYTQILKPDPRAYALCLEELDLPAQACVFVDDQFRNITGAVTAGMQTVHFDVLDPAASFADALRLLALPSS, from the coding sequence ATGCCGCCTGAAGCCGAAGCCCTTGTCCTGGACTTCGGCGGCGTGGTCACGCGGACGCTGTTCGAGACCCATGAGCTGACCGAGGAAGCGCTCGGCCTGCCCGCAGGCACGCTCACCTGGAAAGGCCCTTTCGATCCCGGCAACGATCCCCTGTGGCGATCAATGCAGGCCGACGAGATATCCGAGCGCGACTACTGGCGAAAGCGGACCGAAGACGTTGCAAGGCTGACCGGACTGCCCTGGACTGAGATGTCGGATTTCGTCAAGTCGGCCCGCGGCGCCGCCCCGGAGGCCGTCATGCGTCCGGAAGCCCTGGAGGCCATCGACCGCGCGCGAAAGGCCGGCAAGAAACTCGCAATCCTGTCCAATGAACTGGACCTTTTCTACGGTGCGGATTTCCGTGAAAGACTTCCCTTTCTGAAGGACTTCGACGTCATCGTCGATGCTACCTACACCCAGATTCTGAAGCCCGACCCGCGCGCTTACGCGCTCTGCCTTGAGGAACTGGACCTTCCTGCACAGGCCTGTGTCTTCGTCGACGATCAGTTCCGCAACATCACCGGTGCCGTCACCGCCGGCATGCAGACCGTCCATTTCGACGTGCTCGACCCCGCCGCCTCTTTCGCAGACGCCCTGCGCCTGCTCGCCCTGCCATCCAGTTAA
- a CDS encoding aspartate aminotransferase family protein, which produces MKEANFLKENNARHLWHPMAHPADSLANPPDIIVGGDGVEIVDVDGKKVVDAVGGLWNVNLGYSCAPVKQAISEQLDKLPYYSIFRGTTNDAVIELSMMLKEFFEPDGLSRAFFTSGGSDSVEVSLRLARQYHKLRGEAGRVKFLSLKKGYHGTHTMGASVNGNANFRTAYEPLMPGCYHIPSPYTYRNPFNETDPEKLAQLCLAALEDEIRFQDPGTIAAFIMEPVLGAGGVIPPHESFMPGVREICSKHGILLIFDEVITAFGRTGSWTGARHWGVQPDLLCCAKAITNGYFPFGAVMVSDHVAEAFENDASGKGSIGSGYTYSGHPVGAAAAIACLKETERLNVKDNAAARGKQLFEGLRKLFMKHEMVGDVRGGHGLMCALELVSDRATKAPIDKATIGRVHRTAYDNGAMIRVSGNNIILSPPLVLSEAHVETILTALDRGLAAVG; this is translated from the coding sequence ATGAAGGAAGCCAACTTCCTGAAGGAAAACAACGCCCGCCACCTGTGGCACCCGATGGCGCATCCGGCTGACAGCCTTGCGAACCCGCCCGACATCATTGTCGGCGGCGATGGCGTTGAGATCGTGGATGTGGACGGCAAGAAGGTCGTCGATGCGGTCGGCGGGCTCTGGAACGTCAATCTCGGCTATTCCTGCGCGCCGGTGAAACAGGCCATTTCCGAACAGCTGGACAAACTGCCCTACTACTCGATCTTCCGCGGCACCACCAATGACGCGGTGATCGAACTGAGCATGATGCTGAAGGAATTCTTCGAGCCCGATGGGCTGAGCCGGGCCTTCTTCACATCAGGCGGATCGGACAGCGTCGAGGTCTCGCTGCGGCTGGCGCGCCAGTATCACAAGCTTCGCGGCGAGGCCGGCCGCGTCAAGTTTCTCAGCCTCAAGAAGGGCTATCACGGCACCCACACGATGGGCGCTTCGGTCAACGGGAACGCCAATTTCCGCACGGCCTACGAGCCGCTGATGCCGGGCTGCTATCACATCCCCTCGCCCTACACCTACCGCAATCCCTTCAACGAGACGGATCCGGAAAAGCTCGCCCAGCTTTGCCTCGCGGCGCTCGAAGACGAGATCAGGTTCCAGGACCCTGGCACGATCGCCGCGTTCATCATGGAACCCGTGCTCGGGGCGGGCGGGGTCATTCCGCCGCATGAGAGCTTCATGCCCGGCGTCCGCGAGATCTGTTCGAAACATGGTATCCTGCTGATTTTCGACGAAGTCATCACCGCCTTCGGGCGCACGGGAAGCTGGACGGGCGCCCGGCACTGGGGCGTCCAGCCGGATCTTCTGTGCTGCGCCAAGGCGATCACCAACGGCTATTTCCCGTTCGGCGCCGTGATGGTTTCGGACCACGTCGCCGAGGCGTTCGAGAACGATGCCTCCGGCAAGGGATCGATCGGCTCCGGCTACACCTATTCCGGACACCCGGTGGGTGCGGCAGCAGCGATTGCCTGCCTGAAGGAAACCGAACGCCTCAACGTCAAGGACAATGCCGCAGCGCGCGGCAAGCAGCTTTTCGAAGGCCTCCGAAAACTGTTCATGAAGCACGAAATGGTCGGCGACGTTCGCGGTGGCCACGGGCTGATGTGCGCGCTGGAGCTTGTTTCGGACCGGGCAACAAAAGCCCCGATCGACAAGGCCACCATCGGCAGGGTGCACCGCACCGCTTATGACAACGGTGCCATGATCCGCGTTTCGGGCAACAACATCATCCTGTCGCCTCCCCTCGTTCTGAGCGAAGCGCATGTGGAGACGATCCTGACGGCACTCGACAGGGGACTGGCGGCAGTTGGGTGA